The region TTACTTTTCCTGTCGAAGTTTGCTGAAGATTCAATTAAGACGTAATCACTAGTTGTCATCACCCAGAGATTTACAATTTGCCTGCAGTGGTCATTATCTTCAAGCATTTACACCAACCCACCCATGAAAAGCCACAAATGACAAGCCACCACAGCCAGTAGAGCAGAAAATTTCCTATACTGTTGGGACTGATTCGGTCGAAGTGCGGCATTCTCGCAATTGTAGAAGAGCAAATAGTAATTGTTTATCCCAGGTAGATTAAGAGGTGTATATTTTGAATGGTGGCCCGGAGACATTGGGACAAATTCCGAGTGCACTGCTCCTCACAGAGACAGAACCACGAACTTCCCAATTCTTCTTTGGTTTCAAGTTGCTAGTTCTGCCTCTGAGTTACAGGAGCCTATATAGCCCTGTGGCATAAACTTTGCATGGGTTCTCTAATGATAAACTTGGAAATGTTGAAACGGCCATTGGGCGAATAGActtttttacagttgtttgctcagtgacctagcctatgaatggctacGAGGCtaccggtgaccttgtattgatacagacttccctgcttttatcatgtaaattgtgttgttgtaattctaattagtcaaCATTAACGTTAGAAAatcacaaaggtttgtatcaaagcagggtcacagACAGCCTCGCTTCTATTAGGCCAGGTAACCTATtgtagctacaactgtaaaatggtctgtttTCCGCAGACTCCTCAGAGTCGTGTGGAGACTCGGTTTCCTCCACTTGTTAAAGCGTACAAGCCTGGAAATGACACTTTCATGGAGATTATGCGTTTTTAGTGGAAAACAGTCGAAAAATGCTTTAGTAAGAAATTAAAATCGCGTCAACCAAAACCAGTTGTGGTAGAAGAGGTTGATTCCACTCCAACAAGAGCCATGAGGTAAGGAGATGAAGAATAAAGACGCGGTCGTCAATGACTGAGAACggcacaaaacaacaatatcattgattaaaagacaaaaaataatcgtgctgcacgcgcGGCACGCATTTTACCACATATTTTTGCAATACTCTTCGCAACAACGacttgaaatcaacaaatttgagGTTTGGACGACAACGCGAATGTACCAATGTTAATCTTTCATTCTTtagtttttactctgaaaccgctcgtaccgatttatttttaggatacttcgtctGCTTTGTACGACATGAACGACATGGAATAATCGTCgttgtcgtagatcttaaaacTCTCTAATATAGTTACCTGGTGGAGGAGGAATGCCTGAGGTTAACTCCGACCCAGCACGCTGTGGAGGACGCGGTAATGAAGCAAACCTGAAGTCAAAATGACTTTTCGTTAATCGAGACacgtaattaattaattaattaagctcaCATGAAATTCCAAAAAGTTTGGATGTTCAACACTGACCTTGGCGAGATGTCACCATTGGCCACTAATGACGGAGATGACGTCACTCTGACCGAGTTGTGCTTCAGAGGTCTGGGTGGAGGTAAAGGGCGATTCTTATCATCGTCTTTAGCACTCATTGGACCAGAAAGCTTCTTCTCCAAGGGAGGTTTGGATGCTAATCCCGAACGCGCCGGGATATCCTCATCAAAGGGAGATTTTCCGTCGGATTTAGATCGTCGGTGCATGGGAAGAGGGGGTGCGGACGGTTTCAGGTCCGACGCAGTTCGTTTAGGAGCAGGTGGAATAGGCGGAGCTCGTCTATTGAACATCTCTGTGAGGGGTCGCGTTTTGCCGTCTGGAGGAGGCGGTCTGTTTGGGGTGTCGTCAAACTTTGGTTTTGCgggtaatggggggaggggtaTATCAACACCAAAACGTTTATCCCGGTCCCGACTGACGGAGGAACAGCGCACGGGTGGGATGGGGGGAGGGGCGTCTGGCAGGTCAACTCCAGCTTCATcagctctgcaaagcaaaaACAGACAAGTCATCATGCTCTATCATGTTCTAGCTACCCTCGGTCTGTAGAGAAGATTGATGTAGCTTAGAATCTCCAAGAATTTACGCTCTGAGCCGTGacataccacagaagacagaccaaaGCACCGTGAGTTACTCTTTTTCTGAATGGTGTGTGGGTTCTTGCCATAAACATTGAACGGTTTTTCGTCTATATCCGAGAAGATAGTACAGAGTCAAAGCCCTTCACATCACAGGCTAGTACACGGTATTCCTTGCTACACTAAAATCCCCTTAAATTGAAACGTTATTGAAACGCTGTTTCGGGATAATAATCAACATCTCACAGTCCTATTGAACAGAATAATTGGAAGCATCAAAAGAGAGTTGTGCTTGTTGATAGACGTGTTTTCTTAGGTGGACTACGACAAGTAGGAAATgaaggctcctgaggacaaatcCATACTCATCTCTCTATAAATTGTACTATTCACTCTACTGATCGTCTGGACGTATGTATGGATTCGTTCTGCAATAGCTTTACCTCGGGAAATCGCGGTTACGTTCAGAATTGAAATTAAAAGGCTTTCTAAATGCCTCGATGCAACAGCATCTAGTTTTTCGTGGCGATGCTTTTCCCTTCATTGCCACTATATATTCTCCTTACTATATCCTTTAAGAATGATAGAGACACGGACAAATACACCTGTGGCACTCAGTTAAACTTACGTTTTGCCTTTTGGTCCATGACCAAATGTACTCGTCATTGCGGTAAAGCTGGTATCCGATGCTGTCGATGGAATAAACATGCTTGCACGCACATTGACCGCGACAGTTTCACCCGTGGGAGGGACGGGTGCTCGGCGTCTGATCACAGGGGACTCAATAGTACACTTGTCGTTCGAAGGTGACTCGTTTGCAGATAGTGAAAAGCCTGATACCAGGGAACACATCCCTGGGATCCCCTGAGCTCCCTTCGAGAAACCCCCTCCCGGTAAAATCATTTGACTGAGAGGTCGGCTATGGAACTGGCGTCGATGGCGAGGTGGTGTAGGTGGACTTGAACGTCCCTACGAGGAAAGCAAAAGAGCGCTTACAAAACTTGTATTAAATGAGACAAATTGCAAATTAACAACTTGAACgtggttcagcattgtctgttctcttatcgacaacgatattcgtcatcacagtggtcaaaatgttgcggACTCACGAGGCCCAGCCAAATGAATCCACAACAAATTCTTGaacactgtgatgacgaatatcgttgtggATAAGAGTACGGTCATCGCTGAACTAAGTCCGATTTGCTTTTACCGCAATATTCAACGCCGTAGAAAATgcttatttcagagcgtgaccatgCTCATGACACAGAGAAAGAGTAAGCGTTGTCATATAACTTTCCCGCAATATGATTGgattatttcccaaaatgaccGTTCCTTATTGGCTATTACATTACGTGCCACATTGACGCGAGCTGCGTCGTCTAGACtattatcgacaacggcaaattagcaaATCAGATTTCGAGATTACACTGCAAGCAATTGTGGaaaaaaccattgtttttgaagaaaaaaactgaaaacaatacATTACGACATCCAGTTATTACCTTCTCGTTTAATGCTTCATCGTCGCTAAACTCAGGTTTTATATCCAGAAGTTCTAAAGGATCGTCGTAAATTCCATCAGcctagagaaaaaataaaacaatttcatTCTCAGCTTCATTTGATTAAAAAGCTTAATCATGAGACAGAAGTACAATTTTTCGTTTTAAAACTACTTTTAATCAGGCGAAATTAAACCAAGAAGCACGATCCATTCAGACAAAAACTACGAGATTTTCGTTTTAAGAATGGGGTACTTGAATGAATCGCTTTCAGGAAAAGTTCTGTGGAACTTATTCCCATCGTGGCTACAGCAGACGGCAAACAATGCATTGACCCGAGAGCGTCAGGCCAAAATCAATTGTCTAATCAAACAGATTGGCGGTAATTTTCAAGGAAGCGGACATGTGAGACGGCAAATTTTCGGTAAGGTCGGTCTAACCAACAAAGAGGTCCACCTTTATATCTTTTAATACTTATAAGAACTAAAGGAAATTACTTAACAACTGAGCTATGCATTATTCTAGAAAACGAGTGTTAAACCACCTGAGAGAAAGTTGTGCTATTTTAACACTCGGTAGAATGAGTCAACTGGTTCttggagcagttttcaatttaaaGAAATCACGCGCATTGTGATTGGACaaaaaatctcgcgccacaTTGTCAGCCAATCAGAGGTACGAGCAAAACCCGTTTGTGATTCGCTCGCGTTTTCCCGCCTTTAGCGCAGGCCGCATGTGTTCGCTAAGcgttatgattggctcatttgatcGCCTGCGTCTGTTTGTAACTGGCTAAAGTTTCTAATTCGGTTTTGGGTGTAGGGTAGTCAGTCAGTTCCCTTTTACCCTTACCTCGTTGAGGCCCCAATCTATCTTCACGTTCTCACACTGCACCAGTTTATCGGCAGCGCTTTGCTTCAGCTAAACGAGACAACAAGCGTAGGATTAGTTCAAATACCACAATTAAGAAACACTACGGAATTCGCGCAACAACAAAAGCAACCTCAGCGAACGATCcactttaaaatataactttacaCCATTGTTAGTGTTTGCGATTAATCCATTTCGTTCGTGGGAGAATTAGTTGTACAAATCATACAAGGGTAGCGCAGTTCTCGagtgattgcgtgatacgcaaGCGTTGCTTCTGCTTAATTACGACAAGCTATTTCGAGACTTTTTCATGTCCACTTTTAATAAGAAATCAGTGTCGGGGTTATTCCGTAGAGGAATCTATCAATCTATCCTATCCTAATCGACTGTAATCTACATAAAAAGCACCGTGGCCAAAATTCCCAGAAGTTTCTAGAAAGTTCCGAAGGAAGTGCCTTATGAATGTTCGTTTGACTTATCTTCCCCCCAACGGCCAATAATAGAATATTTGCTGAcattatttttttacattttgtctcATTAACATGCGAGTTTGCTTTCAGAAGGCAtaatgctatttacaaattgacttcaaaaggtaaaaggttaaatctttaatttcttttaagCCTGTTAGCTTTGACAGCGAGctagttagagcggttttcaattcagtgACGAacgtaattagcgaattgctttggtttagcattacttcactcagtgattggttcaaagttctcgcgccactttttcaaccaatcagaagagaaaccaaaaccaatcgtggcccgcgcgtgcacattttcacgcgctttgtgtcggctacgtgtaataactttgagttttgattggtttaccggattgtctccgtcctttttgattggctaaagtaattactttgattttggttttacgacactcgattgaaacttgctctatgaGCAATCAAAATCTGATTAATTATTGGcggtggcaaaagcgctaatgacATTCTTAGTAGAAATCtctaattttcaaagcatcattgctcattgattatctggtatatcacgttcaaattttcagagatagctcataaagcaatgcactttcaatactcagtactttattctcgggatgactgattagaaaaagaTAGCCTTATGCTAATGCGgcaaaaaatttaaataaagattCCCCTACAACCTAGATTGAGGTGCAAGAAAACAGTAAACACTAACCAGTTCAATGGTCTCTTCGTGTCCTAATCCTTTGGCAATGTCCACTGGTGTTTTACCATCTTTGTTTCCTAGGAAAAACAACACAACGATTAATCGAAGAGTTGAgcaggtaacaaaaagaaaggaGTTGACAAATGGAGGCAAGCGAAATTGCTAAACAAGGTTAGACGGTCGAGGGACCCCGCATCTCGGGCGAACTCAAGAAAATGTGGAACAGCAGTTCTCAATTGAAATCCGTATAACTGCAAacaaaggaattaccttaatcaATCAGAACAAAGACTGAAACTCATGAGgagaagccgaatgggctattgacccgtattCCGTGGTCCTTAAGGGcgaactagttgggtgatactaattactATTAGTAGACGAATCCACTCACCAATATTAAGACCATCCGTTCCACCAGCTCTTAACAACACTCTCAAGCACTCCGTTTTGCTGGACAACGCCGCAACATGAAGTGGGGTGTTACCTTCTTGATCGGCCACGTTTACATCGTTACTGAAAAAGAGCGAGATCGAAAAATTGAGAACAAAACGGTTCAATCGATCCACAGTGGTCGTAGTTTGGTCACTTACCAATTCTGCGCTAAGAAGTCAACAATGTGAAGTGATGTCAAGTCTTCCTGTTCAACCGCTACATGCAGGGCGGTGGCATTCTTAGGCTTAAAAGAAGGTAATGAAAAATAGTTGGCAAGTAGATGCAACAAAAATTGCTAAGCAACGTTAAAAGTTTGATTTACAGGAGATGGTAAAGCCCGGTTAACTAGAGTCGACCTTCCAACGACAAGGAAGCTTTTAGGCCTTGGGTCGTCAAAGTTGATTCAGGAGGCTTATGTCCTACAGACTGTTATGACAAAAATATTGAATGGTGCGTGGAATTCCCGCTACTGTCAGAGAAGAAAGGCATATCTCTTCAATCGTTTTAAGTTAGACGGTTTCCCACGCCATCTTTTGTTGATTTTTGACAACTGACAAAAAAGACGAAACTAAATGAAGCCGAAGAATGATCTTGTAACTAGAAGGTCGAGCTCCAGCTACAAGATAGACCAAGCGCACAGAACGCGAGAGAGTGCGAGCACCCGTCAAGCAAATCTGCTTTTTATTCTAAAAGGCTAACAAATCGCACATTGCTTCTACCTGGGTAAAACAGAACCTTCTCCTGGTATTTTTTTAACACTTGTAGTTACACCCATCAGTAACGTATATAAATGTTACAGTACATGCAACTTACGTGGACGGGGAGGGGTGCTGAAAGCTCAACTCCTTCGGCAAATGCTTGTAAAACAGCTAAAATGTCCTTTGATTTCACAGCTTGATGAAGTTCCTATGAACATTGATGTTCATTATGATTACGACAAATCAATTACACGAAGCATTTTTTTCACGTGTTTCAATTTGCTTTTCAGCTCTGAGCAATAGCCAAGGTCAAGTCCCACTAAGTTTGTGACAAAATGTCGCCAAAAccttaattttctttcacattgtAGTTTTGGAAagagacttaaggacggtgcctactaattcaaaggtatttttgcgcggttgttTGGAAATGCGGGAAAAGcggatctcaacaagtgttattaaattccaaaacgaaaattggcggtaacaacgcatttttcaaagagaattaatcaacaatattagtaaaaagatttaaaatacaaagcaatgtatggcgatcctttccaaattaaagcttaattatctctgaaaaatgcatgcctaccctcaattttctttttgggtagcaagagcacttgctaagttctgctttctctgaatagttttaaaccgcgcaaaaatatccctgcattagtaagcactatcgataggaaatccgaatatctggagatgcgtagaacgtatgcgcaataacaatagtaggcaccgttcttaaaggtctacgacggcgacgtcgacgaaaacgtcacttcaaaatattactTCGCACTATCTTGAGTcgttcgcgattattccatagCGTTCACGTCGCACAATAGGGGCGAAGTATCCTATACATAAATTTCTTGAGAAACATAGAGAACgaaaggttcacatttgtaaGATAGCGTTatcgttaaaacctcaaacttggtgATTTCGCGCCATTGCTACGCAGAGTACCGTGAAAATGTGTGCaaaaatgcgtgcagcacgtgcagcacgattattttcccttattaaccaatgatatcattgttttgtccCGACGCCGTTGAACTTCCTAGtgtggaaaaacaaaatttactGTGATGCGTGAAAGAAAGATTTGTGAGCTGTTCTTTCGAGTGTCAGCCCCTTAGTCTGGGCGAACTGACTGAACGCACCTGCAGCGAGATCCTTTTCTGGGAGATGAGGTTTCGAGTGTCAGCCCTACGTCAGGGCGAACTGACCTAAGGgccaatttacacggtacgattttctTCGTCAGAGCTAACCGATATAACGCACCTGCAGCGAGATTCTTTTTCGTGAGCTGAAGTTTCGACcgtcagcccttcgtcagagccaaCTGACCTGACGCACCTGCTGCGAGATTCTTTTTTCGGAGCTGAGGTTTTGAATgtcagcccttcgtcagagccaaCTGACCTGACGCACCTGCAGCGAGATCCTTTTTTCGGAGCTGAGGTTTTGAGTgtcagcccttcgtcagagcgaactGACCTAACGCACCTGCTTCGAGATCCTTTTTCCGAGCGGAGGTTTTGAGTGtcagccctttgtcagagcgaactGACCTAACCCACCTGCAGCGAGATTATTTTTCGTCATTAAAACTCTTTCCCTCCTAAAAATGGCATTTgcaaattttactctgtctaaagccaacGATTTTGCTCCTCAATATCATCGCTACTTTGGGGCATTGCCGTCGTCAGTTTTTAAGTACGGTGCCTACAAATTTAGAGGTATTTTTGCCcgatttatgaatatgcgggaaattccgaaaagaaaattgtgcaTAAccacgccgagtctgggaatcgagcccgggccacattggtgggaggcgagtgctctcgtcACTGCGCCATTTCTCCACcccaaagataattaatcaacaatatttatgaaaagctatcaaatacaaagcaatgtatggcgttctttcctTACTTAAAGCttaattgtctttgaaaaatgcatggttacccacaatatttttttggattccaagagcacttgctgagTTCCGCTTTCCCCGCTTAGttttaaaaccgcgcaaaaaatatccctgtattagtaagcagcacccataggaaacctgagtatctcgagatgcgcagaacgtatgcgctataacaatagtagacaccgtcaTTTAGCTCcgtattgtttcaaatttgcgAGGTTGCGCAGAAGAGACGGAAGTCCACGATGCTGGTTCGGAACCTCCATGCGTCCTCATTTTCGGTACTAGCCTGCGAAAAGGCTACCGGCGAGGACGGAAAAAACATTCGGCGAGCGCGAAACAAAAGAATTCGGAGAGCGAAGCGATCGGGACGGGCTATCTTACTGACCGAAAGATCAGTCCACGGCCCTTGGGGACCAGTAGAAGGGAATATGTTTTTAAATTAGCTTCGAAAACAAATAAAGCTCAGACACACCTGTAGTATTTTCTCCGTATTATCTCCTGACTTGATTGCGTACTTATGTTGCATGTACTTCGCTCGTATAAACTCTTTGCGTTCATCCCTAGAAAAGCAGCAACCATCATCAACTATTAAGAAACGGAGCAAGTATGCGAGGAGGCAAACTAAAAAAGCTGCGTAAAAATAAAACGTCAAAGCGACTCACATGTTACTCGAAGCTGTTGGTTTTTCGTTGTAGTCTAAGGTCGCTTCCATAATCTCATTGAATCCCCCATTACCTACTGCTTTGGCTTGctgtaaaaataaaaggaaaacataACATAACGCTTTTTATATGACGATATTTCGCAGATGATTTGGGGGATTTAAGGTTACCGtgctgaagtcctgaatttttcaggcttctttacgcaattgcaaaaattgcgttcataactgcgaggatcatagctttacttgatttcatatccgcagttcatataattatgatccatttcatatatcatttcatcgttgattcattcctcatgggaacattagcacccacaaatgatcagctcccaacgtcagtggcttcatagcttagttggtaagagcgtcgcaccggtatcgcgaggtcacgggttcaaatcccgttgatcgaagtcccgaatttttcaggcttctttatgcaattgcaaaaatcgcgttcataactgcgaggatcatagcttcacttgatttcatattcgcaattcatatatgatccatttcatatatcatttcatcagaGAAAATATTGCCAAAGATATTGGGAAAAATCCTTTTTCGCCGGAAGCAAAAGATTATTTTGATTGACAGCGGCAATAGTtgcatttgaaaactgttctCTTATTGCAAGTTTCACTTatacttttgttttccttccgCATAAAATTACATTGTTAAGGGTTTTTGTAGATACAAACTTCAACCCTCGGAAGGTATTTAGTCCCGGATTAGTGTcgatcggctttcgaacaactggacTGTGAACTTCTACGGCCAACAAGCCGTTTGTAAACTGTGAGCTACTTAGTCTGTAGACTGAAAGTTTGCtccttaaatatttttaagagaagaaaaagaaaagatgaGGCAGAGTTTCCTAACTAGAAACGATGGGAACTTACAAGTAATTCTACTGTTCCTAGTTTGTCCAACTCAATGGATCGTATTCTGGAAATGTGCACTCCCATCTCTCTGTGAATTCCAGAACATTCGATACATAACAGCACACCAAGATTGGTGGCTAGCCACGTAGGATCTGCAAAATGAAGCATAGGAAGGAACACTTAAAATAGTCCTAATACACGCTTATATAGGAATGAAACgagataaaaaagaaattacacCGTTTTCAAAGCTGTAAATGAATCAGTTGCAGTATATATGTAGGTTTAACCACAAAAAGGTTACTAAACTGGAGAAACGATTTCagtcgtctaaaaatagattgaaTCTGTACATCACAAGCGGCTTGCGCTCGAAAGCCAACTGTTTTTCTACGAAACTTCGAATTTCAAATTTCAGTAAGAACCGCCAAGCAGAAATAAAAAGTCGTTGTTCGAATCGCAAAATTGAAATGTGAAAATTGGCATCTAAATTTCCAATGCtattttttgtgaaaattaaaaattggtctcaaattttcattttttcttgttgAATGAAAACTTATTTTCCTTGTTTAATTCGGTGTTAATTTTCGTTTTCttggaaattgaaaattgaaaagcgAAATTGGCTTTTCGTTTTTCAAATTCGTAGAAAAACAGTTGGCACTCAAGGACATACATTATCatgagtgtgtgtgtgtgtgtgtagaCATTGCCTGCAAACCATCTTTACCTCTTCCAGAACAATCCGCACACGTATCGTTCCCAGGTAACCGCCGCACTTGTTTGACAATTCTCTGCCTCAACTACGTGAAAATCAGAATCAAATTGTTACAAACCAGCGACAACTGTGAACAGGAAGCaacagatggaaaaaaaaaatcatcctGAAATCTCACCTCCTTAAGATTGCAGACCAAAGAAGAGTTTTCCtcagactgaaaaaaaaagaagagaaaagcaAGCTAAGTCCAAGCCTAGGGTGAACAAAGCTTTTAGCGCTGTTATATTAATGCAACTTCAATGCCGACAAACACAACTTGTAAGAGATGCTTCAAGATTTACGATTTTTGCTCACAAGATGTTTGCCAATACAACGTAGCCGGAACCTTAAGCTTTCAAAATGGGCAAAACTTATAGGCGAGCGAGACGCTGTGTCAAACAAACTATGATTGTTTCGTTCGTTTTCAATTCCTTCCATTCCTTCGCCAAAGTTGAATATTGCATAAGTTATGAAAGTATTCAGTTTTGCGCATTTTCTCGACACTTTGCTCAAGACTAAAACTCCAGTCATTTTTTCATAGGCGGTTTCAATAAATGAAGAATACTTGCAAAAGaggttatttgcataataacgTAATTGGATTCCGGGAAGATACCGGCCTCAAGCACAATAATAGTGGACGCCATTATTTCATTGGGGAATCGCCGTCAAGTGAAAAGGCAGTGGCCCGCCTCTTACAATATGTTGCTGAGTACCTCCACTTTGTCGCTGTCGCCAAATGCCTTCTCTAACGCCTCTGTCCGACAGTTGCTTAGAACAGACACCCACCTGAAAGTAGAAACAATTTGCAAGAAGTTTCAGAGCAATCTTGCCGTTGTTAGGTGCCAGCTTGCTGAGTAGCTAATCACGGTTTTACAGTTTGGCTGGTCCAACCATTCAAGGTCTTAGAGGACTATTTTCTTTGTGAGAAATATGCATTCTAATATGACGGTTCGAACTAACAGCCTCGAATAACGCATGCGCAAGTGGTTGCCAAGGGAAATACTGCGAGGCAAGTTGTAGACTTGGATGTCACACCGAGCAACAGCTGACAGAAAGTCTGTTAGCACCGCTGCAGAAAGTGGAAATTGATTCTGCTTTCtgccacggtttctgcaaattGCAAGGGAGCGTTTTTTGTCAGTGTTAGATGTGTTACATTGCGCAGTATGAAAGACAAGTTGCCCGAAAAATGAATGGTAAGGTCAGAGCGCCGTAAAGATGGATTTAAAGTATattaatcgataaaacttacgcCTCTAAATCCGTTTCATCATCAGCTTGAA is a window of Montipora foliosa isolate CH-2021 chromosome 5, ASM3666993v2, whole genome shotgun sequence DNA encoding:
- the LOC138004254 gene encoding arf-GAP with SH3 domain, ANK repeat and PH domain-containing protein 2-like, whose amino-acid sequence is MPDRISVRSFLNEAIEDVSSPTTSNFMSTMNACRNTVGALEESLDEDYNILSKLKKSSKNVYAAGLNYSTNQLSLAESLEKLGTSALAKEADTGIGTAFLKFSVTFKELCSAMKTLFTNYNNMVLFPLDSLLKGDLRDVKGDMRKSFDKAWREYEAKVAKIEKEKKKVAQEAGFLRTEVTGGEMAEETERERRVFQLQMCEFLIKVNEIKVKKGVELAQHLVEFYYAQVTYFQMGSQVLESMKGYLEELATDLQQLKAQQDEERRELNQLRNEIKTQLQVEKEATPSKSGYSLHGQLGDKVHGNEKVGFLLKRSEGLRKVWQKRYCVAREGHFTLAHSPTSRPTQTLNLLVCQIKEEDGKKHTFNIVSHNRTYLFQADDETDLEAWVSVLSNCRTEALEKAFGDSDKVESEENSSLVCNLKELRQRIVKQVRRLPGNDTCADCSGRDPTWLATNLGVLLCIECSGIHREMGVHISRIRSIELDKLGTVELLQAKAVGNGGFNEIMEATLDYNEKPTASSNMDERKEFIRAKYMQHKYAIKSGDNTEKILQELHQAVKSKDILAVLQAFAEGVELSAPLPVHPKNATALHVAVEQEDLTSLHIVDFLAQNCNDVNVADQEGNTPLHVAALSSKTECLRVLLRAGGTDGLNIGNKDGKTPVDIAKGLGHEETIELLKQSAADKLVQCENVKIDWGLNEADGIYDDPLELLDIKPEFSDDEALNEKGRSSPPTPPRHRRQFHSRPLSQMILPGGGFSKGAQGIPGMCSLVSGFSLSANESPSNDKCTIESPVIRRRAPVPPTGETVAVNVRASMFIPSTASDTSFTAMTSTFGHGPKGKTADEAGVDLPDAPPPIPPVRCSSVSRDRDKRFGVDIPLPPLPAKPKFDDTPNRPPPPDGKTRPLTEMFNRRAPPIPPAPKRTASDLKPSAPPLPMHRRSKSDGKSPFDEDIPARSGLASKPPLEKKLSGPMSAKDDDKNRPLPPPRPLKHNSVRVTSSPSLVANGDISPRFASLPRPPQRAGSELTSGIPPPPANFDRKSKEIVKEERETAEPESLVPGLPPRLHSPRTSSGLPRRVQALYDCEADNDDELTFREGDIILVTGEGEDAEWWMGEIEGQPQNSGVFPISFVRVLSQ